The window TCGAAGACGACCGCCACGAACGCGACGCTCCTGACCGCGATGACGCCGATCCTGACGCTCGGAGTCGCGTCTTTCCTGTCCGAGCAGCGGCTTCCGATCCGCCGCCTTCTCGGAATTCCCGTCGCACTCGCCGGGCTCCTGTGGCTTCTCGACCTGTCCCGCCTCGACTTCGGCGACCGGACCTTCCTCGGGAACGCCCTCATCCTGACGAACGCTCTGTCGTACTCGGTCTTTCTCGTCCTCGCCCGCGACATCCTGAGGCGCCACTCGGCCATCCGGGTCACCGCGGCGATCTTCCGGTACGCGGCGCTCCCGATCGTCCTCGTCGCGCTCCCCGACCTGCTGCACTTCCGGCCCGCGGCCCTGACGTCCCGCGCATGGACGGGCATCGCCGGCACCGTCATCCTCGCGACCATCGTCTCGTACGCCCTGAACGCGTGGGCCCTCGCGCGCACGGGCGCCGCCACGACCGCGATGTTCATCTACGTGCAGCCCCTCGTCGCGATGACGCTCGCGAAGGTCGTCCTCGGCGAGTCCCCCTCGCCGCGCACGGCGGCCGCGGCGGTGCTGATCTTCGCGGGAATCGCGCTCGTGACGTGGCCGGGCGGCCGAACGCGACCCGCTGTGCCCTGATTTCGGCGCTGCGCTGGAATAGGACTGAGTCTCCGTCTTGACAGGTTCGGCCCGCGGCCCAAGAATGACGACGCGACTTTTCAGGAAACCGCATCGACCGCCTGTCCGGGAGTTCCTCCCAGCGCCTGGCCCAACTACTGGCCGATGCCCGCAACCTTTCGAAGGAGCCTCATGAACCGACGTCAGTCCATCGTCCGGCAGCTGCGCAGCGCGTCCGCCCTGTTCGTTCTGCTCTCAGCCGGCGCCCCGGCCGGCTTGCTCGCCCAGATCGCGGGCCAGAACGTCAACATGGTCTCGGGGACGCAGTGGCCCGGAGGCGATCCCTTCCTCCAGCGCCAGAACGAGCCGTCCCTCGACGTCTCGACGCGGAACCCGCTCCACCTCCTCGCGGGCGCGAACGACTACCGGACGGTCGACATCCCGTTCGACGCCGCGCTTCCCGGTGAAACGAACGCCGGCGACGCCTGGCTCGGGCTCTTCAAGTCGTTCGACGGCGGCCGCACGTGGCAGAGCGTCCTCCTCCCCGGCTACCCGCAGGACCGCTCGGCCGACGGCCTCGCGTCTCCGCTGAAAGGCTTCGCCGCCGCGGCCGACGCGACGGTTCGGGCCGGCGCCAACGGCGTCTTCCTCTACAGCGGCATCGCCTTCAACCGGGGAAACAACGCGCCCGGCGTCCTCTTCGTCGCCCGATTCATCGACAACAACAACAAGGAAAACGGCGAGGCCGTGCAGGGGCGCGACCCGATCAAGTAC is drawn from Acidobacteriota bacterium and contains these coding sequences:
- a CDS encoding DMT family transporter; this translates as MAEPLPSGRPRDFRPYIALLAVQLCFGSFPIFGKLALAETAPLVLAAFRAVAGAVALTLLARILDPGGGAFDAKDRRRLILLSFFGIVANQVLFIFGLSKTTATNATLLTAMTPILTLGVASFLSEQRLPIRRLLGIPVALAGLLWLLDLSRLDFGDRTFLGNALILTNALSYSVFLVLARDILRRHSAIRVTAAIFRYAALPIVLVALPDLLHFRPAALTSRAWTGIAGTVILATIVSYALNAWALARTGAATTAMFIYVQPLVAMTLAKVVLGESPSPRTAAAAVLIFAGIALVTWPGGRTRPAVP